A portion of the Acidisoma sp. PAMC 29798 genome contains these proteins:
- a CDS encoding phosphoribosyltransferase family protein, with amino-acid sequence MTPDHHIVRIAGEDTRLPIVPLNDSIAIALLMVIDMGVAFGTRVGRALAEATTALAPEIVVGAATLGIPVAIEVSRALGLDDYVILQKSPKIHLKDALRETVTSVTSSGAQSLMLDRRSVPMLAGRRALVVDDVVTTGSSLSAMLRLVRQAGAEVVGIGVILTEGHDWEARLGADVGLVRALGHIPVYRIVDGRAEVIPETV; translated from the coding sequence ATGACGCCCGACCATCATATCGTTCGCATCGCGGGCGAGGACACGCGGCTTCCCATCGTTCCGCTGAATGACAGCATCGCCATTGCCCTGTTGATGGTGATCGACATGGGCGTCGCCTTCGGCACACGCGTCGGCCGCGCCTTGGCCGAGGCGACCACGGCGCTAGCGCCGGAGATCGTGGTGGGCGCGGCGACGCTCGGCATTCCCGTCGCGATCGAGGTGTCTCGCGCGCTGGGCCTCGATGACTACGTGATCTTGCAGAAGTCGCCGAAGATCCACCTGAAGGACGCGTTGCGCGAAACGGTGACCTCCGTCACCTCATCGGGTGCGCAGAGCCTGATGCTCGACCGCCGTTCGGTGCCGATGCTCGCCGGGCGCCGGGCGCTGGTGGTCGATGATGTCGTCACCACCGGATCGAGCCTGAGTGCGATGCTACGACTGGTGCGCCAAGCCGGCGCCGAGGTGGTGGGCATTGGCGTCATCCTTACCGAGGGTCATGACTGGGAAGCGCGGCTCGGCGCCGATGTCGGGCTGGTGCGGGCCCTGGGGCATATTCCGGTCTACCGGATTGTCGATGGCCGGGCCGAGGTCATTCCCGAAACGGTTTGA
- a CDS encoding FAD-binding oxidoreductase — protein sequence MQAALDSLITEAERFLGSRITTNGSIRETHSHGEGSSPPGMPDGVAFPETTEEVSRLVALCHARRIPVIAFGAGTSLEGHVNAVSGGLTIDLSRMNRILAVNPEDMDCRIEAGVTRPQLNDHLRDQGLFMPIDPGAADCTLGGMCATRASGTNAVRYGTIRENVLGLTVVMADGRIVQTGGRVRKSATGYDLTRLFIGSEGTLGIITEIQMRLHGIPEAISAATCQFDDMTAAVQTVIEVMQAGVPVARIELLDEVQAEASIAYSKLEGLRPVPTLFFEFHGTPAGVQEQATLTETIAKENGAVDFAWAVHPEDRARLWKARHDAYWACRAMRPGFGALITDSIVPISRLPEAILGAKADIAASGLLAPMVGHVGDGNFHTVILVPPEPDGFERAWALDKQLVARALDLGGSCSGEHGVGAGKRGFLLREHGAEALDVMQTIKAALDPLGILNPGKLLPAVGN from the coding sequence ATGCAAGCAGCCCTCGACAGCCTGATCACCGAGGCGGAACGCTTCCTCGGATCTCGGATCACCACCAACGGATCGATCCGCGAAACCCATAGCCATGGGGAGGGGTCGTCCCCGCCCGGCATGCCCGATGGCGTGGCCTTTCCAGAGACGACGGAGGAAGTGTCGCGCCTTGTGGCGCTGTGTCATGCGCGCCGCATCCCCGTCATCGCCTTCGGCGCCGGCACATCGCTCGAAGGCCATGTGAATGCCGTTTCAGGCGGATTGACGATCGACCTGTCGCGGATGAACCGCATCCTGGCGGTCAATCCCGAGGACATGGATTGCCGGATCGAAGCCGGGGTCACGCGGCCGCAATTGAACGACCATCTGCGCGACCAGGGGTTGTTCATGCCGATCGACCCCGGTGCTGCCGACTGCACGCTGGGCGGCATGTGCGCGACCCGCGCTTCCGGCACCAATGCCGTGCGCTACGGCACCATCCGCGAGAATGTGTTGGGCCTGACGGTGGTGATGGCGGATGGCCGAATCGTCCAGACCGGCGGCCGGGTGCGCAAATCGGCGACGGGCTACGATCTCACCCGGCTGTTCATCGGGTCCGAGGGCACGCTCGGCATCATCACCGAAATTCAGATGCGGCTGCACGGCATCCCCGAGGCGATTTCGGCCGCGACCTGCCAGTTCGACGACATGACGGCGGCGGTCCAGACGGTGATCGAGGTCATGCAGGCGGGCGTGCCGGTCGCCCGGATCGAGCTTCTGGATGAGGTTCAGGCCGAGGCCAGCATCGCCTATTCCAAGCTCGAAGGCTTGCGGCCGGTGCCGACCTTGTTCTTCGAGTTCCACGGCACACCGGCCGGGGTGCAGGAACAGGCGACCCTGACGGAGACCATTGCCAAGGAGAATGGTGCCGTCGATTTTGCCTGGGCGGTGCATCCTGAGGATCGCGCGCGCCTGTGGAAGGCGCGGCACGATGCTTATTGGGCCTGCCGCGCCATGCGGCCGGGCTTTGGCGCGCTGATCACCGATTCCATCGTGCCGATCTCGCGCTTGCCGGAGGCAATTTTGGGCGCCAAGGCCGATATCGCGGCCTCGGGGTTGCTGGCGCCGATGGTGGGCCATGTCGGCGATGGCAATTTCCACACCGTCATCCTGGTGCCGCCGGAGCCGGATGGATTCGAGCGCGCCTGGGCGCTCGACAAGCAGCTCGTCGCGCGGGCGTTGGATCTCGGCGGTTCCTGCAGCGGGGAGCATGGCGTCGGCGCCGGCAAGCGCGGCTTCCTGCTGCGCGAGCATGGGGCCGAGGCGCTGGATGTGATGCAGACGATCAAGGCGGCGCTGGACCCTTTGGGCATTCTCAACCCGGGCAAGTTGCTGCCGGCGGTGGGGAATTAA
- a CDS encoding DUF3429 domain-containing protein has product MRANHPLVLLLGLLGLIPFLVCGYLACAWRDPADARALIALIAYGAVILSFLGGVHWGFALAEQPGVLAALPVPAAERSAEKARIGLGVVPSLLGWIAVLVAVLVPAPVLALCVLIVGFIATMAAEHGAHRRGWMPQRYLWLRWVLTIVTLAILITTAVLRVAGARIIL; this is encoded by the coding sequence ATGCGTGCCAATCACCCGCTTGTCCTGCTTCTGGGCCTGCTCGGCCTGATCCCCTTCCTTGTCTGCGGCTATCTGGCCTGCGCTTGGCGCGACCCGGCCGACGCCAGAGCGCTCATTGCCCTGATCGCCTATGGCGCCGTCATTCTGTCCTTTCTGGGAGGCGTGCATTGGGGATTTGCCCTTGCCGAGCAGCCCGGCGTCCTCGCCGCCCTGCCGGTGCCGGCGGCCGAGCGCAGCGCCGAGAAGGCGCGTATCGGCCTTGGCGTAGTCCCGTCCCTGCTGGGATGGATCGCCGTCCTGGTCGCCGTGCTGGTGCCGGCGCCCGTCCTCGCCCTTTGCGTTTTAATCGTCGGATTCATCGCCACGATGGCGGCCGAGCACGGTGCCCACCGGCGTGGCTGGATGCCGCAACGCTACCTGTGGCTGCGCTGGGTGCTCACGATCGTGACCCTGGCCATCCTGATCACCACCGCCGTGCTGCGGGTCGCGGGCGCCAGGATCATCCTTTAG
- a CDS encoding aldehyde dehydrogenase family protein codes for MSNNLKFYIDGAWVDPAVPHVIDVVDPSTEEVFTQISGGSATDVDRAVQAARAAFDSFSRTSVAERLELLETLCAEYDKRYEDIAQAVSMEMGAPLAFARDEQAWIGQAHLREIVNVLKNYKFERMSGTTLLLREPIGVVGMITPWNWPLNQITCKVGPALASGCTMVLKPSEIAPITGIIFAEVMHAAGVPKGVFNLVNGEGATVGAALSAHPEVDMMSFTGSTRAGILVAKAAADTVKRVHQELGGKSANILMPDADFAKRVPEGIANCFSNSGQSCNAPTRMFVPQDRHAEVVELARKAAQNFTVGDPRSENSNLGPVVSKVQFDKIQALIQVGIDEGAELVAGGPGLPDGLSKGYYVRPTVFAGVTPDMRIAKEEIFGPVIAIMPYETEEAVIAEANNTVYGLAAYIQSESLENARRVAKRMRAGTIYLNAPKFDVAAPFGGYKQSGNGREWSVFGLDDFTEIKGIVGYEAA; via the coding sequence ATGAGCAATAACCTGAAATTCTATATCGATGGCGCTTGGGTCGATCCCGCCGTGCCGCATGTGATTGATGTCGTCGATCCCTCCACCGAGGAAGTTTTCACCCAGATCTCCGGCGGCTCCGCCACGGATGTGGATCGCGCCGTGCAGGCCGCCCGCGCCGCCTTCGACAGCTTTTCCCGCACCAGCGTCGCCGAGCGGCTGGAGCTGCTGGAAACCCTCTGCGCCGAATACGACAAGCGCTATGAGGACATCGCCCAGGCGGTGTCGATGGAAATGGGCGCGCCCCTCGCCTTCGCCCGGGACGAGCAGGCCTGGATCGGCCAGGCTCATCTGCGCGAAATCGTCAATGTCCTGAAAAACTACAAGTTCGAGCGCATGAGCGGCACGACCCTTCTGCTGCGCGAGCCGATCGGCGTCGTCGGCATGATCACGCCCTGGAACTGGCCGCTCAACCAGATCACCTGCAAGGTCGGCCCTGCCCTCGCCTCCGGCTGCACCATGGTCCTCAAGCCCAGCGAGATCGCGCCGATCACCGGCATCATCTTCGCCGAAGTCATGCATGCGGCGGGCGTGCCGAAGGGCGTGTTCAACCTGGTCAACGGCGAGGGTGCCACCGTCGGCGCCGCGCTCTCGGCGCATCCCGAGGTCGATATGATGTCCTTCACGGGGTCGACCCGCGCCGGCATCCTGGTCGCGAAGGCCGCCGCCGACACGGTCAAGCGCGTGCATCAGGAACTGGGCGGCAAATCCGCCAATATCCTGATGCCCGATGCCGATTTCGCGAAGCGTGTGCCTGAGGGCATCGCCAATTGCTTCAGCAATAGCGGCCAGAGCTGCAATGCGCCCACGCGCATGTTCGTGCCGCAGGATCGCCACGCCGAAGTGGTGGAACTCGCCCGCAAGGCCGCGCAGAACTTCACGGTCGGCGATCCGCGCAGCGAGAACTCCAACCTCGGCCCGGTCGTCAGCAAGGTGCAGTTCGACAAGATCCAGGCCCTGATCCAGGTCGGCATCGATGAGGGCGCAGAGCTGGTCGCCGGCGGGCCCGGCCTGCCGGACGGCCTGTCCAAGGGCTATTACGTGCGGCCGACGGTCTTTGCCGGCGTGACGCCGGACATGCGCATCGCCAAGGAAGAGATCTTCGGGCCGGTGATTGCGATCATGCCCTATGAGACGGAGGAGGCCGTGATCGCCGAGGCCAATAACACCGTCTATGGCCTGGCGGCCTATATCCAGTCCGAGAGTCTGGAGAATGCCCGTCGCGTCGCGAAGCGGATGCGCGCCGGCACAATCTACCTCAACGCGCCCAAATTCGATGTCGCGGCGCCCTTCGGCGGCTATAAGCAGTCCGGCAACGGCCGCGAATGGTCCGTCTTCGGCCTGGACGACTTCACGGAGATCAAGGGCATCGTCGGTTACGAAGCGGCGTAG
- a CDS encoding pyridoxal phosphate-dependent decarboxylase family protein: MLDDMVDHLRDVRSRPVWQPLQTQTRATLRAPLPAETISPDAIYDRFRDTILPYATGNTHPRFMGWVHGGGTPLGMLAEMLAGGLNANLGGRDHAPIEVERQVIRWAAEAFGLPETAGGLLVTGSSMANFIAVLMARTAVLGDDSRTKGLNAARLTAYASAGVHRCVPDALDMAGLGSDALRRIPVGPDYRMDVAVLAETISADRAAGATPFLIVGTAGSVDVGAFDDLAALADLCARENLWFHVDGAFGALTALSPALRHNVAGMDRAHSIAFDFHKWAQVPYDAGCILVRDQADQIRTFTAATAYLTPGTRGLSANAPWPADLGPDLSRGFRALKVWFAIQAFGADRFGEVAERSCAVAQHLAARIAAEPALELLAPVPLNIVCFRYRAPAGEVDALNREIAADIQEAGLAAPSTTIINGALAIRAAFVNHRTRTDDADALVEAVLAAGKTRHDKKETRR, from the coding sequence ATGCTCGACGATATGGTCGATCATCTCCGCGATGTCCGCAGCCGCCCCGTCTGGCAACCCCTGCAAACTCAGACGCGCGCGACCTTACGGGCGCCTCTTCCTGCCGAGACGATATCACCGGACGCCATCTATGACCGGTTCCGCGACACCATCCTTCCTTATGCCACAGGTAATACCCATCCTCGTTTCATGGGCTGGGTGCATGGCGGCGGCACGCCGCTGGGCATGTTGGCGGAGATGCTGGCCGGTGGCCTGAACGCCAATCTCGGCGGCCGCGACCACGCGCCGATCGAGGTCGAGCGGCAGGTCATCCGCTGGGCCGCCGAGGCGTTCGGGCTGCCCGAGACCGCCGGCGGCCTGCTGGTCACTGGCAGCTCCATGGCAAACTTCATCGCCGTCCTGATGGCCCGCACCGCCGTCCTGGGTGACGACAGCCGCACCAAGGGCCTCAATGCCGCAAGGCTGACTGCCTATGCTTCGGCCGGCGTCCACCGCTGCGTGCCGGATGCCTTGGACATGGCAGGGCTGGGCAGCGACGCCCTACGGCGCATCCCTGTCGGCCCCGACTACCGGATGGATGTGGCGGTCCTCGCTGAGACCATCTCCGCCGATCGCGCGGCGGGTGCGACGCCCTTCCTCATCGTCGGCACGGCGGGCTCGGTCGATGTCGGCGCTTTCGATGACCTCGCCGCCCTCGCCGATCTCTGCGCGCGTGAAAACCTGTGGTTTCACGTCGATGGCGCCTTCGGGGCACTGACCGCCCTGTCGCCCGCGCTGCGCCACAATGTCGCGGGCATGGATCGCGCCCACTCCATCGCCTTCGACTTCCATAAATGGGCGCAAGTGCCCTACGACGCCGGCTGCATTCTGGTGCGCGATCAGGCCGACCAGATCCGCACCTTCACCGCCGCCACGGCCTATCTCACGCCCGGCACGCGCGGCTTGTCCGCCAATGCGCCCTGGCCGGCCGACCTCGGCCCGGACCTCTCGCGCGGCTTTCGGGCGCTGAAAGTCTGGTTCGCGATCCAGGCCTTTGGCGCCGATCGCTTCGGCGAAGTGGCGGAGCGAAGCTGCGCCGTCGCCCAGCACCTCGCCGCGCGAATCGCGGCTGAGCCGGCGCTGGAATTGCTCGCACCCGTACCGCTCAATATCGTTTGCTTCCGCTATCGCGCGCCGGCTGGCGAGGTCGATGCCCTGAACCGCGAGATCGCGGCCGATATCCAGGAAGCCGGCCTCGCGGCACCCTCCACGACGATCATCAACGGCGCCCTGGCCATTCGCGCCGCCTTCGTCAATCATCGCACCCGAACCGACGACGCGGACGCTTTGGTCGAGGCCGTGCTGGCCGCCGGCAAGACCCGACACGACAAGAAGGAAACACGGCGATGA
- a CDS encoding hemolysin family protein, whose translation MEICLEFFGILVLILINGLFACSELALISARRARLAVLERKGIAGAGVARRLAQHPHVFLPTVQVGITIVSVITGMFSGERVTGELTEALERVSALKHFAHGIAFFVTVVAITFLTMVLGELVPKQLALRRPEILAARVAPGLIVMARITKPVVWILSKTSAGILLLFGVHGARPDLPSEEELRALLAESTQTGVLESEEKLMIERVLRLADKPVRAIMTPRTEIAWVDRAASPEDIIAKIKGSTHSRFVVGDGSVDNVVGVVQAKDMLDRFLAGDGLSIDDAIRQPMIVPDAISALDAFERLKGDANGMAFVIDEYGSFEGLITAADMLEAIVGDVDDTVTDHRSRHADAPQETSFLVDGLMPLDELMEKLSLSSVPASGTYHTAAGLVLALLRRVPQIGDAIVFSGWRFEVLAMDGRRVDKLRAERESAEVAS comes from the coding sequence GTGGAGATCTGCCTCGAATTTTTCGGCATCCTGGTGCTGATCCTGATCAACGGCCTGTTCGCCTGCAGCGAACTGGCCTTGATCTCGGCCCGGCGGGCGCGGCTGGCGGTTCTCGAACGGAAGGGCATCGCGGGTGCCGGCGTCGCCCGCCGCCTCGCGCAGCATCCGCATGTGTTCCTGCCGACCGTGCAGGTCGGCATCACTATAGTGAGCGTCATCACCGGCATGTTCAGCGGCGAGCGCGTGACGGGCGAGCTGACTGAGGCCCTAGAACGTGTCAGCGCGCTCAAGCATTTCGCGCATGGCATCGCCTTCTTCGTCACGGTGGTGGCCATCACCTTCCTGACCATGGTCCTCGGCGAACTCGTGCCCAAGCAGTTGGCACTCCGCAGGCCCGAGATCCTGGCCGCGCGCGTGGCCCCTGGGCTGATCGTCATGGCGCGGATCACCAAACCGGTGGTCTGGATCCTGAGCAAGACCTCCGCCGGCATTCTGCTGCTGTTCGGGGTGCATGGCGCGCGGCCCGATCTGCCGAGCGAAGAGGAACTGCGCGCCTTACTCGCGGAAAGCACGCAGACCGGCGTCCTCGAAAGCGAGGAGAAGCTGATGATCGAGCGGGTTCTGCGCCTGGCGGATAAGCCGGTGCGCGCCATCATGACGCCCCGGACGGAAATCGCCTGGGTCGATCGTGCGGCCTCGCCCGAGGATATCATCGCCAAGATCAAGGGCAGCACCCATTCGCGCTTCGTGGTGGGCGATGGGTCGGTCGACAATGTCGTTGGCGTCGTCCAGGCCAAGGATATGCTCGACCGGTTTCTGGCCGGGGATGGCCTGTCCATCGATGACGCGATCCGTCAGCCGATGATCGTGCCCGATGCCATCAGCGCCCTCGACGCTTTCGAGCGACTGAAGGGGGATGCCAATGGCATGGCCTTCGTGATCGACGAATATGGCAGCTTCGAGGGGCTGATCACCGCCGCCGATATGCTGGAGGCGATCGTCGGCGATGTGGACGATACGGTCACCGATCATCGCAGCCGGCATGCCGATGCGCCGCAGGAGACGAGCTTTCTGGTCGATGGGCTGATGCCCCTGGACGAGTTGATGGAGAAGCTGTCGCTGAGCAGCGTACCCGCGAGCGGCACCTATCACACGGCGGCGGGGCTTGTGCTCGCCCTTCTGCGGCGGGTGCCGCAGATCGGCGATGCCATCGTCTTCAGCGGCTGGCGGTTCGAGGTGCTGGCCATGGATGGTCGTCGCGTGGACAAGCTACGCGCTGAGCGGGAGTCGGCGGAGGTGGCGTCATGA
- a CDS encoding copper homeostasis protein CutC — MTPLVEICVDDVGGALAAETEGADRIELCSALSEGGITPSLGLAQTVLGRLRRIGVRIMIRPRGGNFVVAPEELEVMLADIAAFRALPHAPGVALGFVFGALTPSGTIDARTVAKLKAACGGAPVTFHKAFDALRDLSAGLETLQGLGIGAVLTSGGAATAEAGAESLAVLVSRAGGSVRIVAGGGVRAGNVRALLDRTGVPEVHLRAMRPDGAGRQVTSTEEIAGFIRAARAAA, encoded by the coding sequence GTGACGCCGCTCGTCGAAATCTGCGTGGATGATGTCGGCGGCGCCTTGGCGGCGGAGACTGAGGGCGCCGACCGTATCGAGCTCTGCAGCGCCCTCTCCGAAGGCGGCATCACGCCGAGCCTTGGCCTGGCCCAGACCGTGCTCGGCCGGCTGCGGCGGATCGGCGTTCGGATCATGATCCGGCCCCGGGGCGGCAACTTCGTCGTGGCGCCCGAGGAGTTGGAGGTGATGCTGGCGGATATCGCGGCCTTCCGCGCCTTGCCGCATGCGCCCGGCGTCGCGCTCGGCTTTGTGTTTGGCGCGCTCACGCCCTCCGGCACCATCGATGCACGAACGGTCGCGAAGCTGAAGGCGGCCTGTGGCGGCGCGCCCGTTACCTTCCACAAGGCGTTTGATGCGCTGCGTGATCTCTCGGCTGGGCTGGAGACCTTGCAGGGTCTAGGCATCGGCGCGGTTCTGACCTCGGGCGGCGCTGCGACTGCCGAGGCCGGCGCCGAAAGCCTTGCCGTGCTCGTGTCTCGCGCCGGCGGTAGCGTGCGGATCGTCGCCGGTGGCGGCGTGCGCGCGGGCAATGTCCGGGCCTTGCTCGACCGGACCGGCGTGCCGGAGGTGCATCTGCGCGCCATGCGGCCGGATGGCGCTGGCCGACAGGTGACCTCGACCGAGGAGATTGCCGGCTTCATTCGCGCGGCGCGTGCGGCGGCATGA
- a CDS encoding sugar kinase, with protein sequence MAADLICIGEPMLEYNQLPLQEDGRVLYQQGFGGDTSNVAVAAARQGTRVGYISAVGRDPAGEALMALWAAEGVDTSGVHQSDTHPTGAYFVTHTATGHRFHYHRKGSAASALTPADIPEAAIAGARLIFASGISHGISDSAADSVFHAFATARTHGVAIAYDTNYRPALWAPRRAAAIIHAAVGQADIVMPGMDDAFALTGLTDAEAVLDFYLALGPGLVLLKMGHEGVYMGTPEARTRIAPFPAAAVDATGAGDTFCGAVLARLLAGEAPEDAAHYAAAAAAISTTGYGAIAPIPRAPEVFAAMAMRNR encoded by the coding sequence ATGGCAGCCGACCTGATCTGCATCGGTGAGCCGATGCTGGAATACAACCAGCTTCCGCTGCAGGAGGATGGCCGTGTCCTCTATCAGCAGGGGTTCGGCGGAGACACCTCCAACGTCGCCGTCGCCGCTGCGCGCCAGGGCACGCGGGTCGGCTATATCTCGGCTGTCGGGCGCGACCCCGCTGGCGAAGCACTGATGGCGCTCTGGGCTGCCGAAGGCGTCGATACCAGCGGCGTCCACCAATCCGACACCCATCCGACCGGCGCCTATTTCGTGACGCATACCGCGACGGGCCATCGCTTCCACTATCACCGCAAGGGCTCTGCCGCCTCGGCCCTAACGCCAGCGGATATTCCGGAGGCCGCTATTGCTGGGGCGCGCCTGATTTTCGCCAGCGGCATCAGCCATGGCATTTCGGACAGCGCGGCGGATAGCGTGTTCCACGCCTTCGCCACGGCCCGCACCCATGGCGTCGCCATCGCCTATGACACCAATTATCGACCCGCCCTGTGGGCGCCGCGCCGCGCCGCCGCCATCATCCATGCCGCCGTCGGGCAAGCCGATATCGTCATGCCCGGCATGGACGATGCCTTCGCCCTCACCGGCCTCACGGATGCCGAGGCGGTGCTCGACTTCTATCTCGCCCTCGGCCCTGGGCTGGTTCTGCTCAAGATGGGGCATGAGGGCGTCTATATGGGCACGCCCGAGGCGCGGACGCGCATTGCGCCCTTTCCGGCCGCCGCCGTGGACGCGACCGGTGCCGGGGATACGTTTTGCGGCGCCGTTCTCGCGCGGTTGCTGGCGGGCGAGGCGCCGGAGGATGCGGCCCATTACGCCGCCGCCGCCGCTGCCATTTCCACAACCGGCTATGGCGCCATCGCGCCCATTCCCCGAGCGCCGGAGGTCTTCGCCGCCATGGCGATGCGCAACCGATGA
- a CDS encoding ROK family protein has product MTVVAAVDVGGTSFKGALIDAQGRTLFTDSSPTLGLLGEAVWDRLTDFLDRLMAVGDVRPEAIGIITPGMDEQTGRVLFSSNLGWRDLPVAERLSARFGLPVAPGHDVGTAGLAESLAGAARGVPDFALVMIGTGIAASLFSRGQRIAGAARMGGEVGHAPVYPGGETCPCGQVGCLEAYASAASIARRYRAQGGAEALTAAEISARLRSDPIAAKVWGEATEALSLSLMTITMLLDPALIVLGGGVAEAGGLLLEPVRAGLARRLAWRSPPPIVTSTLGGGGALLGAAILALRKIGQDLRGL; this is encoded by the coding sequence ATGACCGTCGTCGCCGCCGTCGATGTCGGCGGCACGAGCTTCAAGGGCGCCTTGATCGACGCGCAAGGCCGCACGCTGTTCACCGATAGCAGCCCGACTTTGGGTCTACTCGGTGAGGCGGTGTGGGATCGGCTGACCGATTTCCTCGACCGGCTGATGGCGGTGGGTGACGTTCGGCCTGAGGCGATCGGCATTATTACGCCTGGCATGGATGAGCAGACAGGGCGCGTGCTGTTCTCCTCCAACCTCGGCTGGCGGGATCTGCCCGTGGCCGAGCGGTTGAGCGCCCGGTTCGGCCTGCCAGTGGCACCGGGCCATGACGTCGGCACGGCGGGTCTGGCGGAATCGCTCGCGGGGGCCGCGCGCGGTGTTCCGGATTTCGCCTTGGTCATGATCGGCACCGGCATCGCGGCCTCTCTGTTTTCACGGGGCCAAAGGATCGCCGGCGCGGCGCGTATGGGCGGGGAGGTTGGTCATGCGCCGGTCTATCCCGGCGGTGAGACTTGCCCCTGCGGACAGGTTGGCTGTCTGGAGGCCTATGCCTCGGCCGCGTCCATCGCCCGCCGCTACCGCGCGCAGGGTGGCGCGGAGGCGCTGACGGCGGCCGAGATTTCGGCGCGACTGAGGAGCGATCCGATCGCCGCGAAAGTCTGGGGGGAGGCGACGGAGGCGCTGTCGCTGAGCCTGATGACGATCACCATGCTGCTCGACCCGGCGCTGATCGTGCTGGGCGGCGGTGTCGCGGAGGCGGGCGGTCTGTTGCTCGAGCCGGTGCGCGCTGGTCTCGCCCGGCGGCTGGCTTGGCGGTCACCGCCGCCGATCGTCACATCGACGCTGGGCGGCGGCGGCGCCTTGCTTGGGGCGGCGATCCTGGCCTTGCGAAAGATCGGCCAGGATCTTCGTGGTTTGTGA
- a CDS encoding alpha/beta hydrolase, which translates to MSGETAGRMDRGDGVALAWRRLEGNGPTIVFLPGFRSDMEGSKAVHLAAFAAARGQAMLRLDYSGHGASDGRFEDGTIGVWTADALHVVDQLTEGPLLLVGSSMGGWIGLNLALARPDRVVGFVGIAAAPDFTETLIWATMDRHERTRLMAEGTIFLASAYGDPVPITLALIEDGRKHLRLAGPIPLLCPVRLLHGQKDSEVPWRSALTLADRLDSPDTQILLIKDGDHRLSCESDLGLLEDVVARALKV; encoded by the coding sequence ATGAGCGGTGAGACGGCGGGGCGCATGGATCGCGGCGACGGGGTCGCCTTGGCGTGGCGACGCCTGGAAGGTAACGGCCCGACGATCGTCTTTCTGCCGGGCTTTCGAAGCGACATGGAAGGCTCCAAGGCGGTTCACCTGGCGGCGTTCGCCGCGGCGCGCGGCCAGGCGATGCTGCGGCTCGATTATTCCGGCCATGGCGCCAGCGACGGACGCTTCGAAGATGGGACGATCGGTGTCTGGACCGCAGACGCGCTCCATGTCGTCGATCAGCTGACGGAAGGGCCGCTGCTTCTCGTCGGGTCCTCAATGGGCGGCTGGATCGGGTTGAACCTCGCCCTCGCCCGACCGGACCGCGTGGTCGGCTTTGTGGGTATCGCGGCGGCGCCCGATTTCACTGAGACCTTGATCTGGGCGACGATGGATCGGCATGAGCGCACGCGTTTGATGGCCGAGGGCACGATCTTCCTGGCGAGCGCCTATGGCGATCCGGTGCCGATCACCCTGGCCTTGATCGAGGATGGGCGGAAGCACCTGCGTCTGGCGGGGCCGATTCCGCTGCTCTGCCCCGTCCGGCTGTTGCATGGCCAAAAAGACTCCGAGGTGCCGTGGCGCTCGGCGCTCACCCTGGCGGACCGTCTCGACAGTCCGGATACGCAGATCCTTCTTATCAAGGATGGTGACCATCGCCTGTCCTGCGAGTCCGATCTCGGCCTTTTGGAGGATGTCGTGGCACGCGCGCTGAAGGTATAG
- a CDS encoding bifunctional 4-hydroxy-2-oxoglutarate aldolase/2-dehydro-3-deoxy-phosphogluconate aldolase, with protein sequence MREHPLIGQLRAARVVPVVRMKSAAHAATAVRWLHDAGIRIFEITMTIPDAPSLIRELSGDPSLLVGAGTVPDVATAETCLRAGARFLVSPWVDPDLVAPCKAAGAVLMSGATTPTEVRAAHRAGAHVVKVFPASSAGGPAHIKALRSVFPDIVFCPTGGVDPTNLAAYLAAGASFVGMGGKLVDEALVAANDRAAVMAVAEQILATA encoded by the coding sequence ATGAGAGAACACCCCCTGATCGGCCAATTGCGGGCGGCCCGCGTAGTGCCCGTGGTGCGGATGAAGAGCGCCGCCCATGCCGCGACCGCCGTGCGCTGGCTGCATGACGCAGGCATCCGCATCTTCGAAATCACCATGACCATTCCGGATGCGCCGTCCCTGATCCGCGAACTGTCCGGTGACCCCTCCCTCCTCGTGGGTGCCGGCACCGTGCCGGATGTGGCGACGGCCGAAACCTGCCTGCGCGCCGGCGCGCGGTTCCTGGTTTCGCCCTGGGTCGATCCCGATCTGGTCGCGCCCTGCAAGGCGGCCGGCGCCGTGCTGATGTCGGGCGCCACCACACCCACCGAGGTGCGTGCCGCCCACCGCGCCGGCGCCCATGTGGTAAAAGTCTTTCCGGCGAGTTCGGCCGGCGGCCCCGCCCATATCAAGGCGCTGCGCAGCGTCTTCCCCGACATCGTCTTTTGTCCGACCGGCGGCGTTGATCCCACCAACCTCGCAGCCTATCTCGCGGCCGGCGCATCCTTCGTCGGAATGGGTGGCAAGCTGGTGGATGAGGCGCTGGTGGCGGCGAACGATCGCGCGGCCGTCATGGCCGTCGCAGAACAGATTCTCGCCACCGCCTAA